A single Drosophila ananassae strain 14024-0371.13 chromosome 3L, ASM1763931v2, whole genome shotgun sequence DNA region contains:
- the LOC6493949 gene encoding uncharacterized protein LOC6493949, whose product MQQFSSREKYLISNTLNCWPVMLQGHSVLIDLHNETSVAGVIDIADGHMTCELSNAVFIDRNGGQHPFDHFMVRNRMIRQIHIPTHIDVEQELRQAMERGVLRKERVKPKTGKRTFKQKRAEMRHMETLQMMSQQWDADKKEPEK is encoded by the coding sequence ATGCAACAATTTAGCTCGCGGGAAAAGTACTTGATCTCCAACACCCTCAACTGCTGGCCAGTGATGCTCCAAGGCCACTCAGTGCTCATAGATCTACACAATGAAACCTCGGTGGCAGGAGTAATCGACATAGCCGACGGGCACATGACCTGCGAACTTTCGAACGCCGTTTTCATCGATCGAAATGGTGGCCAGCATCCATTCGATCACTTCATGGTGCGCAACCGGATGATCCGGCAAATTCACATTCCTACGCATATCGACGTGGAGCAAGAACTGCGACAGGCCATGGAACGGGGAGTCCTTCGGAAGGAGCGAGTGAAACCAAAGACCGGAAAACGAACGTTTAAGCAGAAACGAGCGGAGATGAGACACATGGAAACGCTTCAGATGATGTCGCAGCAATGGGATGCGGACAAAAAGGAACCAGAGAAATAA
- the LOC6493947 gene encoding glycine receptor subunit alpha-2 isoform X1, translating to MLDKFNTNAFISFGLGFILMWLSEATEAHVNYTAKPRVVLPPNYVKEIRPPSKKGSPVIVDFSIFVVDINSINVEDMDFRVDMFIHQRWLESRLEIPDDIFEEGDDYVTLLPEVFENFWQPDPYFLNSKIAGYGSPYVASTSLLRNKGERDSKNFHLSKDIKIATLTHKFTSVTLYKNKTVRYAARMHAIIACQMEFQLYPMDIQVCPIYIESFSSNNQKVKLRWSDSGVTLNPELKLLQYNLGQPLELEESDGYMPEKVGNFSRLTVYFRFERQIGHHLIQTFAPSSLVVMLSWFSFWLGLDAIPGRVTLLVTCMLTLVTMFTGADIPPVAYVKALDLWMAGCMLSVFAALAEFVVVKVLDVQYQYQVNRIPKVLPMRISNMEKGQCATVASWEGGAVRSRKATQTPTTPGQTSLQGNGGPPKPARRQSLLSVAWTDTDTGVEKIMWREIDKVSRAVFPILFFVFVLLYWPILLMKSS from the exons ATGCTCGACAAATTCAACACAAACGCATTCATATCGTTTGGACTGGGATTCATACTGATGTG GCTGAGCGAAGCCACGGAAGCCCATGTGAACTACACAGCCAAGCCGCGAGTAGTTCTTCCGCCTAATTATGTCAAGG AGATACGACCGCCCTCGAAGAAGGGCTCCCCAGTGATAGTAGACTTTAGCATATTCGTTGTAGATATTAACTCAATTAACGTAGAGGATATGGACTTTAG AGTAGACATGTTTATACATCAGCGCTGGCTGGAGTCCCGGCTGGAGATCCCCGACGACATCTTCGAGGAGGGCGACGACTACGTGACACTGCTTCCAGAGGTCTTTGAGAATTTTTGGCAGCCGGATCCGTACTTTCTCAATTCCAAGATTGCCG GATACGGAAGTCCTTACGTGGCGTCCACGTCCCTGCTACGCAATAAGGGTGAAAGAGATTCGAAAAACTTTCACCTGAGCAAAGATATAA AAATAGCGACACTGACCCACAAGTTTACGTCGGTGACGCTCTACAAGAACAAGACGGTGCGCTATGCCGCCCGGATGCACGCGATCATCGCCTGCCAGATGGAGTTCCAGCTCTACCCCATGGACATCCAAGTGTGTCCCATCTACATAGAGAGCT TCTCGTCGAATAACCAGAAGGTGAAGCTCCGTTGGTCCGACTCCGGAGTCACCCTCAACCCGGAGCTGAAGCTGCTGCAGTACAACCTGGGACAGCCCCTGGAACTGGAGGAGTCCGATGGCTATATGCCCGAGAAGGTCGGCAACTTCTCGCGCCTCACCGTGTACTTCCGCTTCGAGCGCCAGATCGGCCACCACCTCATCCAGACCTTCGCTCCCTCGTCGCTGGTGGTGATGTTGTCCTGGTTTAGTTTCTGGCTAGGCCTGGATGCGATCCCGGGAAGGGTTACGTTGCTGGTCACCTGCATGCTGACCCTGGTGACCATGTTTACGGGGGCAGACATTCCCCCCGTGGCGTACGTTAAG GCCCTGGACCTGTGGATGGCCGGCTGTATGCTGTCGGTGTTCGCCGCCCTGGCCGAGTTCGTGGTGGtgaaagttctggacgtgcagTACCAGTACCAGGTGAACCGTATACCCAAGGTACTGCCCATG CGCATCAGCAACATGGAGAAGGGCCAATGTGCGACGGTGGCCAGCTGGGAGGGTGGAGCGGTGCGCTCCCGGAAAGCCACGCAGACGCCCACGACGCCCGGACAG ACTTCCCTGCAGGGTAATGGAGGACCTCCGAAGCCGGCACGGAGGCAGAGCCTCCTCTCGGTGGCCTGGACGGACACAGACACGGGCGTCGAGAAGATCATGTGGCGGGAAATCGACAAGGTGTCCCGGGCCGTGTTCCCCATCCTGTTCTTTGTGTTCGTCCTCCTGTACTGGCCGATCCTGCTGATGAAGTCGTCCTAG
- the LOC6493947 gene encoding glycine receptor subunit alpha-2 isoform X4, which yields MLDKFNTNAFISFGLGFILMWLSEATEAHVNYTAKPRVVLPPNYVKEIRPPSKKGSPVIVDFSIFVVDINSINVEDMDFRVDMFIHQRWLESRLEIPDDIFEEGDDYVTLLPEVFENFWQPDPYFLNSKIAEIATLTHKFTSVTLYKNKTVRYAARMHAIIACQMEFQLYPMDIQVCPIYIESFSSNNQKVKLRWSDSGVTLNPELKLLQYNLGQPLELEESDGYMPEKVGNFSRLTVYFRFERQIGHHLIQTFAPSSLVVMLSWFSFWLGLDAIPGRVTLLVTCMLTLVTMFTGADIPPVAYVKALDLWMAGCMLSVFAALAEFVVVKVLDVQYQYQVNRIPKRISNMEKGQCATVASWEGGAVRSRKATQTPTTPGQTSLQGNGGPPKPARRQSLLSVAWTDTDTGVEKIMWREIDKVSRAVFPILFFVFVLLYWPILLMKSS from the exons ATGCTCGACAAATTCAACACAAACGCATTCATATCGTTTGGACTGGGATTCATACTGATGTG GCTGAGCGAAGCCACGGAAGCCCATGTGAACTACACAGCCAAGCCGCGAGTAGTTCTTCCGCCTAATTATGTCAAGG AGATACGACCGCCCTCGAAGAAGGGCTCCCCAGTGATAGTAGACTTTAGCATATTCGTTGTAGATATTAACTCAATTAACGTAGAGGATATGGACTTTAG AGTAGACATGTTTATACATCAGCGCTGGCTGGAGTCCCGGCTGGAGATCCCCGACGACATCTTCGAGGAGGGCGACGACTACGTGACACTGCTTCCAGAGGTCTTTGAGAATTTTTGGCAGCCGGATCCGTACTTTCTCAATTCCAAGATTGCCG AAATAGCGACACTGACCCACAAGTTTACGTCGGTGACGCTCTACAAGAACAAGACGGTGCGCTATGCCGCCCGGATGCACGCGATCATCGCCTGCCAGATGGAGTTCCAGCTCTACCCCATGGACATCCAAGTGTGTCCCATCTACATAGAGAGCT TCTCGTCGAATAACCAGAAGGTGAAGCTCCGTTGGTCCGACTCCGGAGTCACCCTCAACCCGGAGCTGAAGCTGCTGCAGTACAACCTGGGACAGCCCCTGGAACTGGAGGAGTCCGATGGCTATATGCCCGAGAAGGTCGGCAACTTCTCGCGCCTCACCGTGTACTTCCGCTTCGAGCGCCAGATCGGCCACCACCTCATCCAGACCTTCGCTCCCTCGTCGCTGGTGGTGATGTTGTCCTGGTTTAGTTTCTGGCTAGGCCTGGATGCGATCCCGGGAAGGGTTACGTTGCTGGTCACCTGCATGCTGACCCTGGTGACCATGTTTACGGGGGCAGACATTCCCCCCGTGGCGTACGTTAAG GCCCTGGACCTGTGGATGGCCGGCTGTATGCTGTCGGTGTTCGCCGCCCTGGCCGAGTTCGTGGTGGtgaaagttctggacgtgcagTACCAGTACCAGGTGAACCGTATACCCAAG CGCATCAGCAACATGGAGAAGGGCCAATGTGCGACGGTGGCCAGCTGGGAGGGTGGAGCGGTGCGCTCCCGGAAAGCCACGCAGACGCCCACGACGCCCGGACAG ACTTCCCTGCAGGGTAATGGAGGACCTCCGAAGCCGGCACGGAGGCAGAGCCTCCTCTCGGTGGCCTGGACGGACACAGACACGGGCGTCGAGAAGATCATGTGGCGGGAAATCGACAAGGTGTCCCGGGCCGTGTTCCCCATCCTGTTCTTTGTGTTCGTCCTCCTGTACTGGCCGATCCTGCTGATGAAGTCGTCCTAG
- the LOC6493947 gene encoding glycine receptor subunit alpha-2 isoform X3 — MLDKFNTNAFISFGLGFILMWLSEATEAHVNYTAKPRVVLPPNYVKEIRPPSKKGSPVIVDFSIFVVDINSINVEDMDFRVDMFIHQRWLESRLEIPDDIFEEGDDYVTLLPEVFENFWQPDPYFLNSKIAEIATLTHKFTSVTLYKNKTVRYAARMHAIIACQMEFQLYPMDIQVCPIYIESFSSNNQKVKLRWSDSGVTLNPELKLLQYNLGQPLELEESDGYMPEKVGNFSRLTVYFRFERQIGHHLIQTFAPSSLVVMLSWFSFWLGLDAIPGRVTLLVTCMLTLVTMFTGADIPPVAYVKALDLWMAGCMLSVFAALAEFVVVKVLDVQYQYQVNRIPKVLPMRISNMEKGQCATVASWEGGAVRSRKATQTPTTPGQTSLQGNGGPPKPARRQSLLSVAWTDTDTGVEKIMWREIDKVSRAVFPILFFVFVLLYWPILLMKSS, encoded by the exons ATGCTCGACAAATTCAACACAAACGCATTCATATCGTTTGGACTGGGATTCATACTGATGTG GCTGAGCGAAGCCACGGAAGCCCATGTGAACTACACAGCCAAGCCGCGAGTAGTTCTTCCGCCTAATTATGTCAAGG AGATACGACCGCCCTCGAAGAAGGGCTCCCCAGTGATAGTAGACTTTAGCATATTCGTTGTAGATATTAACTCAATTAACGTAGAGGATATGGACTTTAG AGTAGACATGTTTATACATCAGCGCTGGCTGGAGTCCCGGCTGGAGATCCCCGACGACATCTTCGAGGAGGGCGACGACTACGTGACACTGCTTCCAGAGGTCTTTGAGAATTTTTGGCAGCCGGATCCGTACTTTCTCAATTCCAAGATTGCCG AAATAGCGACACTGACCCACAAGTTTACGTCGGTGACGCTCTACAAGAACAAGACGGTGCGCTATGCCGCCCGGATGCACGCGATCATCGCCTGCCAGATGGAGTTCCAGCTCTACCCCATGGACATCCAAGTGTGTCCCATCTACATAGAGAGCT TCTCGTCGAATAACCAGAAGGTGAAGCTCCGTTGGTCCGACTCCGGAGTCACCCTCAACCCGGAGCTGAAGCTGCTGCAGTACAACCTGGGACAGCCCCTGGAACTGGAGGAGTCCGATGGCTATATGCCCGAGAAGGTCGGCAACTTCTCGCGCCTCACCGTGTACTTCCGCTTCGAGCGCCAGATCGGCCACCACCTCATCCAGACCTTCGCTCCCTCGTCGCTGGTGGTGATGTTGTCCTGGTTTAGTTTCTGGCTAGGCCTGGATGCGATCCCGGGAAGGGTTACGTTGCTGGTCACCTGCATGCTGACCCTGGTGACCATGTTTACGGGGGCAGACATTCCCCCCGTGGCGTACGTTAAG GCCCTGGACCTGTGGATGGCCGGCTGTATGCTGTCGGTGTTCGCCGCCCTGGCCGAGTTCGTGGTGGtgaaagttctggacgtgcagTACCAGTACCAGGTGAACCGTATACCCAAGGTACTGCCCATG CGCATCAGCAACATGGAGAAGGGCCAATGTGCGACGGTGGCCAGCTGGGAGGGTGGAGCGGTGCGCTCCCGGAAAGCCACGCAGACGCCCACGACGCCCGGACAG ACTTCCCTGCAGGGTAATGGAGGACCTCCGAAGCCGGCACGGAGGCAGAGCCTCCTCTCGGTGGCCTGGACGGACACAGACACGGGCGTCGAGAAGATCATGTGGCGGGAAATCGACAAGGTGTCCCGGGCCGTGTTCCCCATCCTGTTCTTTGTGTTCGTCCTCCTGTACTGGCCGATCCTGCTGATGAAGTCGTCCTAG
- the LOC6496615 gene encoding periodic tryptophan protein 2 homolog: protein MKFSYKFSNLLGTIYRNGNLVFTPDGNSVISPVGNRITVYDLKNNKSRTLSLESRYNYTNLALSPDGSLLLAVNEQGEAQLISMMSCTVIHRHKFQTGIRCLSFSPNGQYFAVAIENLVLIFLSPGEITGEYNPFVLKRRFLGGFDDVTWLDWSSDSRLLAIGCRDSSTKICAVNFTRNFRTYNLSGHTDAIVACFFEANSLHLNTISRNGQLCLWECSLSPSDLEDAIKPEIAPTQSKKVKSEDSDNESEDDVEDVVEKQAPKDEGTAATEDQNELKDEAEKQRHPFFYKKLSRHYLADEPRKEQRDVQLTAANYNQRTKVLVVAFSTGAFYLYELPDVNMIHSLSISDYPISAALFNCTGDWVALASREIGQLLVWEWQSEQYIMKQQGHSSEMTCIAYSSDGQFIATGGEDSKVKLWNTQSSFCFVTFSEHTSGVTGIQFSRNKKFLVSSSLDGTVRAFDLNRYRNFRTFTSPNPAQFSCVAVDYSGELVVAGGQDVFDIFLWSVKTGKLLEIISGHEGPVVSLAFSPVATSSTLVSGSWDKTVKIWNCMESNSEHETLDAVSDVTNVTFSPNGEEVAVATLSGNITIFDIKSSSQVTTIEGRNDLSSGRLEADMITAKKNTQANYFSTIEYSADGECILAAGKSQNICIYHVREAILLKKFHITQNHSLDGLNDFINRKHMTEFGNMALVEEREELEGGKVALRLPGVRSGDMSSRRFQQEVRVFCVKFSPTGQAFAAAGTEGLCIYALDKGVVFDPFDLSLEVTPKAVHEALKRLEYTKALVMSLKLNEPNLIALVLERVPYRDIDLVCADLSPEFAQRLLQQLARQLQATPHIEFYLQWSCCLLTKHGNQDGVFQHTGLLALHEVLSRKYEMLNKICDFNKYTMKVLLDRADKLEQENGESNKTLNEDSDEEMLLIRVPENEASQSQFSDEEESDSGSD from the exons ATGAAGTTTTCCTACAAA TTTTCCAATTTGCTGGGCACCATCTACCGGAATGGAAACTTGGTCTTCACGCCGGATGGAAACTCAGTCATCAGCCCCGTTGGAAATCGAATAACCGTTTACGATTTAAAAAA CAACAAGTCTCGAACTCTGTCCCTGGAATCGCGCTACAACTACACGAACTTGGCCCTATCTCCGGATGGAAGTCTTCTGCTCGCTGTCAATGAACAGGGCGAGGCCCAGCTCATCAGTATGATGTCCTGCACGGTAATTCACCGCCACAAATTCCAAACCGGCATCCGATGCCTGTCCTTCAGTCCTAATGGACAATACTTCGCGGTGGCAATAGAAAACTTGGTACTCATATTCCTCTCTCCCGGCGAAATCACCGGAGAGTACAACCCGTTTGTTCTGAAGCGGCGATTTTTGGGCGGCTTTGACGATGTCACCTGGCTGGACTGGTCCTCGGATTCGCGGCTTCTGGCCATTGGCTGTCGGGACAGCTCCACAAAGATATGCGCGGTAAACTTTACAAGAAACTTCAGGACCTACAACCTCAGTGGTCACACAGACGCTATTGTGGCTTGCTTCTTTGAGGCAAACAGTCTGCATCTCAACACGATCAGTAGGAATGGGCAGCTGTGCTTGTGGGAGTGCAGCCTGTCTCCCTCCGACTTGGAGGATGCGATTAAGCCGGAAATTGCTCCGACCCAGAGCAAAAAGGTAAAATCAGAGGACAGTGACAACGAATCGGAGGATGACGTGGAGGATGTGGTCGAGAAACAGGCCCCGAAGGATGAGGGCACAGCAGCCACTGAGGACCAGAACGAACTCAAAGACGAAGCTGAGAAGCAACGACATCCCTTCTTCTACAAAAAACTGTCCCGCCACTACCTAGCCGACGAGCCACGCAAGGAGCAGCGAGATGTCCAGCTCACAGCCGCCAACTACAATCAGCGAACCAAGGTTTTGGTGGTGGCCTTCAGCACGGGCGCCTTCTACCTTTATGAGCTACCCGACGTGAACATGATCCACTCGCTGAGCATCTCTGACTATCCCATCTCGGCAGCTTTGTTCAACTGCACAGGCGACTGGGTGGCCCTGGCCTCTCGGGAGATTGGTCAGCTGCTGGTTTGGGAATGGCAGAGCGAACAGTACATCATGAAGCAGCAGGGCCACAGCAGCGAAATGACCTGCATTGCCTACTCGTCGGATGGCCAGTTCATAGCTACCGGCGGCGAGGACTCCAAAGTCAAGTTGTGGAACACCCAGAGCAGTTTCTGTTTCGTTACTTTTAGCGAACACACCAGCGGAGTGACCGGAATCCAGTTCAGCCGAAACAAGAAGTTCCTGGTCAGCAGTTCCTTGGATGGCACAGTGCGTGCCTTTGATCTGAACAG ATACCGAAACTTTAGGACCTTCACGTCACCAAACCCGGCTCAGTTTTCGTGCGTGGCCGTCGACTACTCTGGAGAGTTGGTTGTGGCTGGTGGCCAGGATGTGTTTGATATATTTCTCTGGTCAGTGAAGACGGGAAAGCTGCTGGAGATAATCAGTGGTCACGAGGGGCCTGTGGTCTCCCTGGCATTTTCCCCAGTGGCCACATCCTCTACTCTGGTGTCCGGTTCGTGGGACAAGACCGTGAAGATTTGGAACTGCATGGAGAGCAACAGCGAGCACGAAACCCTCGATGCCGTTTCGGATGTAACCAATGTGACTTTCAGTCCCAATGGTGAAGAG GTTGCTGTGGCCACTCTGAGTGGAAATATAACCATTTTTGACATCAAATCCTCCAGCCAAGTGACCACCATAGAGGGTCGCAATGACTTAAGCAGTGGCCGCCTGGAAGCTGATATGATAACAGCTAAAAAGAACACACAGGCCAA TTACTTTTCTACCATTGAGTACTCCGCGGATGGAGAGTGCATATTAGCTGCCGGAAAGTCGCAAAACATTTGCATCTACCATGTAAGGGAGGCCATACTACTGAAGAAATTCCATATCACACAAAACCACAGTCTAGACGGCTTAAAT GATTTCATTAATCGTAAGCACATGACTGAATTCGGCAACATGGCTCTGGTGGAGGAGCGCGAAGAGCTGGAAGGCGGCAAGGTGGCTCTGCGACTACCAGGAGTGCGCAGTGGAGACATGTCTTCCCGGCGCTTCCAGCAAGAGGTGCGAGTGTTTTGCGTAAAGTTCTCGCCCACCGGTCAGGCCTTTGCAGCCGCAGGAACTGAAGGACTCTGCATATACGCATTGGACAAGG GCGTCGTCTTCGATCCCTTTGACCTGTCACTTGAAGTTACCCCAAAAGCCGTCCATGAGGCGCTTAAAAGGCTGGAGTACACCAAAGCGCTGGTCATGTCCTTGAAGCTAAATGAACCCAATTTGATTGCCCTAGTGCTGGAAAGAGTGCCGTATAGGGACA tTGACTTGGTCTGCGCGGATCTGTCTCCGGAGTTCGCCCAGCGACTGCTGCAACAATTGGCCCGCCAGCTGCAGGCCACGCCGCACATCGAGTTCTATCTCCAGTGGAGCTGCTGCTTGCTGACCAAGCACGGAAACCAGGATGGCGTCTTCCAGCACACCGGTCTGCTGGCTCTGCACGAGGTGCTCTCCAGGAAGTACGAGATGCTCAACAAGAT CTGCGACTTTAACAAGTACACCATGAAGGTGCTGCTGGACAGAGCTGACAAGTTGGAGCAGGAGAATGGCGAGAGCAATAAGACCCTGAACGAGGACAGCGACGAGGAGATGCTGCTCATCCGAGTGCCAGAGAACGAGGCTTCTCAGTCGCAGTTTAGCGACGAAGAGGAGAGTGACAGTGGCTCCGATTAA
- the LOC6493948 gene encoding pre-mRNA-splicing factor Syf2: MEKSKTAAEKLAERKARLLELHKKRQEARTDNHQEVVAEDARKKLPNNWEARKRQAEWLLADDKARAEAQAAGKDYERLKLLEVSALDADRIEKKKKRKDNPDLGFSTYEAQTARQYTRLVKNMPARDMNKYEKQKAELGDAFYGGPNTSLHSRTKDTPGAINNMVKDLEQQIERRKKYSRRRIYNDDADVDFINERNSKFNKKLDRFYSEHTAEIKQNLERGTAI; this comes from the coding sequence ATGGAGAAAAGCAAAACCGCAGCGGAAAAACTAGCGGAGCGCAAGGCGCGCCTCCTCGAGCTGCACAAAAAGCGCCAGGAAGCGCGTACGGATAATCACCAGGAAGTTGTGGCAGAAGACGCTCGCAAGAAGCTGCCAAACAACTGGGAGGCCCGCAAGAGACAGGCCGAGTGGCTGCTGGCGGACGACAAGGCGCGAGCTGAGGCACAGGCGGCGGGAAAGGACTATGAGCGCCTCAAGCTCCTGGAGGTGTCAGCTCTGGATGCAGATCGGATtgagaagaaaaagaagcgaaAAGATAATCCCGATCTGGGATTCTCCACCTACGAAGCCCAGACAGCCAGACAATACACTCGACTCGTTAAGAACATGCCTGCTCGCGACATGAACAAATACGAGAAACAGAAGGCCGAGCTCGGGGACGCCTTCTACGGCGGCCCAAACACATCATTGCATTCACGGACAAAGGACACGCCAGGCGCCATCAACAACATGGTTAAAGACCTGGAGCAGCAAATCGAGCGACGCAAGAAGTACTCACGACGACGCATCTACAACGACGATGCCGATGTAGATTTCATCAACGAACGCAACTCGAAGTTCAACAAGAAGCTCGATCGGTTCTACAGCGAGCACACGGCGGAGATCAAGCAGAATCTGGAGCGCGGAACAGCCATCTAG
- the LOC6493947 gene encoding glycine receptor subunit alpha-2 isoform X2 — protein MLDKFNTNAFISFGLGFILMWLSEATEAHVNYTAKPRVVLPPNYVKEIRPPSKKGSPVIVDFSIFVVDINSINVEDMDFRVDMFIHQRWLESRLEIPDDIFEEGDDYVTLLPEVFENFWQPDPYFLNSKIAGYGSPYVASTSLLRNKGERDSKNFHLSKDIKIATLTHKFTSVTLYKNKTVRYAARMHAIIACQMEFQLYPMDIQVCPIYIESFSSNNQKVKLRWSDSGVTLNPELKLLQYNLGQPLELEESDGYMPEKVGNFSRLTVYFRFERQIGHHLIQTFAPSSLVVMLSWFSFWLGLDAIPGRVTLLVTCMLTLVTMFTGADIPPVAYVKALDLWMAGCMLSVFAALAEFVVVKVLDVQYQYQVNRIPKRISNMEKGQCATVASWEGGAVRSRKATQTPTTPGQTSLQGNGGPPKPARRQSLLSVAWTDTDTGVEKIMWREIDKVSRAVFPILFFVFVLLYWPILLMKSS, from the exons ATGCTCGACAAATTCAACACAAACGCATTCATATCGTTTGGACTGGGATTCATACTGATGTG GCTGAGCGAAGCCACGGAAGCCCATGTGAACTACACAGCCAAGCCGCGAGTAGTTCTTCCGCCTAATTATGTCAAGG AGATACGACCGCCCTCGAAGAAGGGCTCCCCAGTGATAGTAGACTTTAGCATATTCGTTGTAGATATTAACTCAATTAACGTAGAGGATATGGACTTTAG AGTAGACATGTTTATACATCAGCGCTGGCTGGAGTCCCGGCTGGAGATCCCCGACGACATCTTCGAGGAGGGCGACGACTACGTGACACTGCTTCCAGAGGTCTTTGAGAATTTTTGGCAGCCGGATCCGTACTTTCTCAATTCCAAGATTGCCG GATACGGAAGTCCTTACGTGGCGTCCACGTCCCTGCTACGCAATAAGGGTGAAAGAGATTCGAAAAACTTTCACCTGAGCAAAGATATAA AAATAGCGACACTGACCCACAAGTTTACGTCGGTGACGCTCTACAAGAACAAGACGGTGCGCTATGCCGCCCGGATGCACGCGATCATCGCCTGCCAGATGGAGTTCCAGCTCTACCCCATGGACATCCAAGTGTGTCCCATCTACATAGAGAGCT TCTCGTCGAATAACCAGAAGGTGAAGCTCCGTTGGTCCGACTCCGGAGTCACCCTCAACCCGGAGCTGAAGCTGCTGCAGTACAACCTGGGACAGCCCCTGGAACTGGAGGAGTCCGATGGCTATATGCCCGAGAAGGTCGGCAACTTCTCGCGCCTCACCGTGTACTTCCGCTTCGAGCGCCAGATCGGCCACCACCTCATCCAGACCTTCGCTCCCTCGTCGCTGGTGGTGATGTTGTCCTGGTTTAGTTTCTGGCTAGGCCTGGATGCGATCCCGGGAAGGGTTACGTTGCTGGTCACCTGCATGCTGACCCTGGTGACCATGTTTACGGGGGCAGACATTCCCCCCGTGGCGTACGTTAAG GCCCTGGACCTGTGGATGGCCGGCTGTATGCTGTCGGTGTTCGCCGCCCTGGCCGAGTTCGTGGTGGtgaaagttctggacgtgcagTACCAGTACCAGGTGAACCGTATACCCAAG CGCATCAGCAACATGGAGAAGGGCCAATGTGCGACGGTGGCCAGCTGGGAGGGTGGAGCGGTGCGCTCCCGGAAAGCCACGCAGACGCCCACGACGCCCGGACAG ACTTCCCTGCAGGGTAATGGAGGACCTCCGAAGCCGGCACGGAGGCAGAGCCTCCTCTCGGTGGCCTGGACGGACACAGACACGGGCGTCGAGAAGATCATGTGGCGGGAAATCGACAAGGTGTCCCGGGCCGTGTTCCCCATCCTGTTCTTTGTGTTCGTCCTCCTGTACTGGCCGATCCTGCTGATGAAGTCGTCCTAG